A genomic region of Papaver somniferum cultivar HN1 chromosome 7, ASM357369v1, whole genome shotgun sequence contains the following coding sequences:
- the LOC113296678 gene encoding UDP-glucuronate 4-epimerase 6-like — protein MKQSSMASSSLEDTSKTTKLERYNSYLRRVNHTKLLAASSKLLFRVTLLVALILIFFFTLNYPPLSSSDHHAPLHHTNFLSSSFYTSGGGAAWEKQVRHSATPRRPNGFSILVTGAAGFVGTHCALALKKRGDGVLGLDNFNSYYDPTLKRARQAMLFKHQVFIVEADLNDADLLTKLFDIVPFTHILHLAAQAGVRYAMENPQSYVHSNIAGYINLLEVAKNANPQPAIVWASSSSVYGLNTENPFSESHRTDQPASLYAATKKAGEEIAHTYNHIYGLSLTGLRFFTVYGPWGRPDMAYFFFTKDILQGKPINIYKTHDEKDVARDFTYIDDVVKGCLGALDTAEKSTGSGGKKKGPAQLRVYNLGNTSPVSVAKLVSILEGLLNVKAKKHVIKMPRNGDVPYTHANVSLAYHDFGYKPTTDLSAGLRKFVKWYVGYFGIESRVKKESLDD, from the coding sequence ATGAAGCAATCATCAATGGCATCATCTTCATTAGAAGATACAAGTAAAACCACGAAACTAGAACGATACAACAGCTATCTCCGTCGTGTAAATCATACGAAACTATTAGCAGCTTCATCGAAACTTCTCTTCAGGGTAACACTTCTTGTTGCGTTGATTCTTATCTTCTTTTTCACTCTAAATTAcccaccactttcttcttctgACCATCATGCCCCTCTTCACCATACGAATTTCCTCTCTTCGAGTTTCTACACCAGTGGTGGTGGCGCTGCTTGGGAGAAACAAGTTCGTCATTCCGCCACGCCTCGTCGGCCTAATGGGTTTTCGATCTTGGTCACCGGAGCTGCTGGTTTTGTTGGTACTCATTGTGCACTTGCTTTGAAAAAGAGAGGTGATGGTGTACTAGGATTGGATAATTTCAATTCTTATTATGATCCGACTCTGAAACGAGCTCGTCAGGCTATGTTGTTTAAACATCAGGTTTTCATCGTGGAAGCCGATTTGAATGATGCTGATTTACTTACTAAATTGTTTGATATCGTTCCGTTTACTCATATTCTTCATTTAGCTGCACAAGCCGGTGTCAGATACGCAATGGAAAATCCGCAATCGTATGTGCATTCCAATATTGCAGGATACATAAATCTATTGGAAGTTGCGAAGAATGCAAATCCGCAACCAGCGATTGTCTGGGCGTCGTCGAGTTCAGTTTATGGATTGAATACTGAAAACCCATTTTCTGAATCTCACAGAACAGATCAACCTGCATCACTGTACGCTGCAACTAAGAAAGCCGGTGAAGAAATTGCACATACTTATAATCATATCTACGGTCTTTCGCTCACCGGGTTACGTTTCTTCACTGTCTACGGTCCATGGGGTAGACCAGACATGGCTTATTTCTTCTTCACCAAAGATATTCTACAGGGAAAGCCAATCAACATTTACAAGACCCATGATGAAAAAGACGTCGCCCGTGATTTCACGTACATCGACGATGTGGTTAAAGGTTGCCTAGGAGCACTGGATACAGCTGAAAAGAGTACAGGAAGTGGTGGTAAGAAGAAAGGTCCTGCACAGCTAAGGGTATACAATTTGGGCAATACATCACCGGTTTCAGTAGCTAAATTGGTGTCAATTCTTGAAGGATTGCTGAATGTTAAAGCCAAGAAACATGTGATCAAGATGCCAAGAAACGGTGATGTTCCTTATACTCATGCTAATGTGAGTTTAGCTTATCATGATTTTGGGTATAAACCTACTACTGATTTATCAGCTGGTTTGAGGAAATTTGTCAAATGGTATGTTGGTTATTTTGGTATTGAATCAAGGGTAAAGAAGGAAAGTCTTGATGACTAG
- the LOC113296680 gene encoding glycine-rich RNA-binding protein 4, mitochondrial-like, with translation MAFASKLGSLVRQANGQGSLASMYNAVRCMSGGPGGSKLFIGGLSYDTDDNQLKAAFDNFGVVTDARVITDRDTGRSRGFGFVSYSCEENASQALTMDGRDLGGRNIRVSYANERPPRNFGGGGYNNGGGGYGNNGGGGYGGGGRNDGF, from the exons ATGGCTTTTGCTAGTAAACTTGGGAGCCTTGTGAGGCAAGCAAATGGACAGGGTTCTTTGGCATCTATGTACAATGCTGTCCGGTGTATGTCAGGAGGGCCTGGAGGATCAAAGCTGTTTATTGGAG GCCTTTCTTATGATACCGATGACAATCAACTTAAGGCAGCATTCGACAACTTTGGTGTAGTTACCGACG CTCGAGTTATCACGGACAGAGATACTGGGAGGTCAAGGGGCTTTGGATTTGTCAGCTACAGCTGTGAAGAAAATGCTAGTCAAGCTCTTACTATGGACGGTCGG GATCTTGGTGGAAGAAATATCCGTGTAAGCTATGCTAATGAGAGACCTCCCCGGAACTTTGGTGGTGGTGGCTATAACAATGGTGGCGGTGGCTATGGGAACAATGGTGGCGGTGGTTATGGAGGTGGCGGAAGAAATGACGGTTTCTAA
- the LOC113296681 gene encoding histidine--tRNA ligase, chloroplastic/mitochondrial-like, protein MAANATHQFLKILSSKALNPTLSSPLTQIRKFPISQNPRNYTSVLQAAVNDNVGSSSGGRSGGLSSPPPPPPPVNEISERIDINPPKGTRDFPPDEMRLRTWLFQNFREVSRLFGFEEIDFPVLESEALYIRKAGEEIRDQLYSFEDRGGRRVALRPELTPSLARLVLQKGKSSPLPFKWFAIGQCWRYERMTRGRRREHYQWNMDIIGVSGVAAEAELISSMVTFFKRLGITSVDVGFKVSSRKVLQEVLHSYSIPENLFGKVCITIDKLEKIPIDEIKKDLKLVGMTDEAIEELLQVLSVKSLSELEEILGSSGDAIAELKQLFSLADKFGYSDWIQLDASVVRGLAYYTGIVFEGFDRKGKLRAICGGGRYDRLMSTFGGDDVPACGFGFGDAVIMELLKEKGLVPELTPAVENIVCALDQELQGAASFVATKLREKGQNVDLVLENKPMKWVFKRAEKINAGRLILIGKNEWEKGLVRVKNLATFEQCDIELDKLE, encoded by the exons ATGGCTGCAAACGCAACCCACCAATTTCTCAAAATTCTATCTTCTAAAGCCCTAAACCCTACATTATCATCACCATTGACTCAAATTCGAAAATTCCCAATTTCTCAAAACCCCAGAAACTATACTTCAGTTTTACAagctgctgtaaacgataatgTTGGTAGTAGTAGTGGAGGTAGATCTGGAGGTCTTTcatcacctcctcctcctcccccTCCCGTTAATGAAATATCTGAGAGAATTGATATTAATCCTCCTAAAGGAACTAGAGATTTTCCTCCTGATGAAATGCGACTTCGGACTTGGCTTTTTCAGAATTTCAGAGAG GTTTCTCGATTGTTTGGGTTTGAAGAGATTGATTTTCCTGTACTTGAATCTGAAGCTCTCTATATAAGAAAAGCTGGGGAAGAAATTAGAGACCAG TTATATAGTTTTGAGGATAGAGGAGGTCGTCGTGTTGCACTGAGGCCCGAGCTTACTCCTTCATTGGCAAGACTTGTGCTACAGAAAGG AAAATCTTCCCCACTTCCATTCAAATGGTTCGCAATAGGACAGTGTTGGCGTTACGAGCGTATGACTAGGGGACGTCGTCGTGAGCATTACCAGTGGAATATGGATATTATTGGTGTTTCTGGAGTTGCG GCTGAAGCAGAGCTCATTTCTTCAATGGTCACTTTCTTTAAACGATTGGGGATCACATCAGTAGATGTTGGCTTTAAAGTTTCCAGTCGAAAG GTTCTACAAGAAGTGCTTCATAGTTATTCTATACCAGAAAATTTATTTGGCAAAGTTTGCATCACCATTGACAAG TTGGAGAAGATTCCTATCGACGAGATTAAAAAAGACCTTAAGTTAGTTGGAATGACAGATGAAGCTATTGAAGAGCTACTTCAAGTTCTGTCTGTAAAGTCATTGTCTGAACTGGAAG AGATACTTGGATCTTCAGGGGATGCTATTGCTGAATTGAAACAACTCTTTTCACTTGCTGATAAATTTGGTTACTCTGATTGGATTCAGCTTGACGCATCTGTTGTCCGAGGACTTGCTTACTACACTGGAATCGTGTTTGAG GGATTTGATAGAAAAGGGAAGCTGAGAGCGATTTGTGGTGGTGGACGATATGATCGCCTGATGTCTACATTTGGAGGTGATGATGTTCCAGCCTGCGGGTTTGGATTTGGAGATGCTGTCATTATGGAA TTGCTCAAAGAAAAGGGACTTGTACCAGAGCTAACTCCTGCTGTGGAAAACATTGTATGTGCACTAGATCAAGAACTTCAAGGAGCAGCTTCCTTCGTAGCGACCAAACTTAGAGAAAAGGGCCAAAATGTCGATCTTGTCTTGGAGAACAAACCTATGAAATG GGTGTTCAAGCGTGCAGAGAAGATTAATGCTGGAAGGTTGATCTTGATAGGGAAAAACGAATGGGAGAAGGGACTGGTTCGAGTAAAAAATCTAGCTACTTTTGAGCAATGTGATATCGAACTAGACAAATTGGAGTAA